A single Bifidobacterium scardovii JCM 12489 = DSM 13734 DNA region contains:
- a CDS encoding pyridoxamine kinase, whose product MTDDVILYHRDPRYIPRVAAVHDMCGYGKCSLTAAIPILSAAGCDVCPVPTALLSEHTQFPVYTFHDTTDLLGEYLDAWSATGIELDGVYSGFLGSPDQVAIIQRLYREYPKALRLVDPVMGDAGTTYPTYTAELCEAMGALADGADVLMPNLTEASILTGRDYPGQSLTDGQVTDWLEALLALGARNVVLKGIDRGDGAIRNYVASAEAGASARIELAHDKLPYMTHGTGDAFASALCGAVLAGRGLAKSARIAGEFVRHAMANTLNQPQHEHRGVSFELNLGELTTLVR is encoded by the coding sequence ATGACCGACGATGTGATCCTGTACCACCGCGATCCCCGCTATATCCCGCGCGTCGCCGCCGTCCACGACATGTGCGGCTACGGCAAGTGCTCGCTGACCGCGGCGATCCCGATCCTGTCGGCCGCCGGCTGCGACGTGTGCCCGGTGCCGACGGCGCTGCTCAGCGAGCACACGCAGTTCCCGGTCTACACCTTCCACGACACGACGGATCTGCTCGGCGAATATCTGGACGCCTGGTCCGCAACCGGCATCGAGCTCGACGGCGTGTATTCCGGATTCCTCGGCTCGCCCGACCAGGTGGCGATCATCCAGCGCCTGTACCGCGAGTACCCGAAGGCGCTGCGTCTGGTCGACCCGGTGATGGGCGACGCCGGCACAACGTACCCGACGTATACGGCCGAGCTGTGCGAGGCGATGGGCGCGCTGGCCGACGGCGCCGACGTGCTCATGCCGAACCTGACCGAGGCGTCGATCCTGACCGGGCGGGACTACCCGGGCCAGTCCCTGACCGACGGGCAGGTGACGGACTGGCTGGAGGCGCTGCTCGCGCTGGGGGCCCGCAACGTGGTGCTCAAGGGCATCGACCGGGGCGACGGCGCGATCCGCAACTACGTCGCCTCCGCCGAGGCCGGCGCCTCCGCGCGCATCGAACTGGCCCACGACAAGCTGCCGTACATGACGCACGGCACCGGCGACGCCTTCGCCTCGGCCCTGTGCGGCGCGGTACTGGCCGGCCGCGGGCTGGCCAAGTCGGCGCGCATCGCCGGCGAATTCGTGCGCCACGCGATGGCGAACACCCTCAACCAGCCCCAGCACGAGCACCGCGGCGTCAGCTTCGAACTCAACCTCGGCGAACTCACCACGCTGGTGCGCTAG
- a CDS encoding YifB family Mg chelatase-like AAA ATPase, with protein MAIGSALSVGLIGLKAFIIQMQAFISPGLPYFSVIGLPDTSLSEARERVKSACQATGFRWPETRVTVNLSPASMPKRGSSHDLAIAASVLSAAGAIPHDALADVIVLGEVNLDGTVLPIHGLLPILLHARERGIRRLIVPRLNGDEADLVDGLDVVCVGHVGELIELMGGTARYTLPDADPPAAVPPSDEPFSVPALGDMGEVVGQTMTKWALQVAAAGGHHVMMTGPPGTGKTMLASRVPGIMCPLTGEEQLEVASIRSLCGTLPQYGISDVPPFEAPHHTASTAALVGGGSGLAQPGAITRAHRGVLFMDEAPEFSTRALQTLREPLESGYVSLSRSRGSTYYPARFQLVMAANPCPCGYAYGTGERCTCKERDRIRYFSRLSGPILDRIDIQVEVPPVDRITVRDEKPRMTSLDMRRRVIVARTAARERFGEYGWSCNAQASGEWLRAHTGAKAIALVNAALEKRRLSLRGADRAMRLAWTLADMNGLVSPGCEEMHQGIALRARVS; from the coding sequence ATGGCGATCGGAAGCGCGCTGTCGGTCGGCCTGATCGGCTTGAAGGCGTTCATCATCCAAATGCAGGCGTTCATCTCGCCCGGGCTGCCGTATTTCTCCGTCATCGGCCTGCCCGACACCTCGCTGAGCGAGGCGCGGGAACGGGTGAAGTCCGCGTGCCAGGCCACCGGGTTCCGCTGGCCGGAGACGCGCGTGACGGTGAACCTGTCCCCCGCCTCCATGCCCAAGCGCGGCTCCTCGCACGATCTGGCGATCGCGGCGAGCGTGCTCAGCGCCGCCGGGGCCATCCCCCACGACGCGCTGGCCGACGTCATCGTGCTCGGCGAGGTGAATCTGGACGGCACGGTGCTGCCGATCCACGGGCTGCTGCCGATCCTGCTGCATGCCAGGGAGCGCGGGATCCGCCGGCTGATCGTGCCCCGGCTCAACGGGGACGAGGCGGATCTCGTCGACGGCCTGGACGTGGTGTGCGTCGGCCATGTCGGCGAGCTGATCGAACTGATGGGCGGCACCGCCCGGTACACGCTGCCCGACGCCGATCCCCCGGCCGCCGTCCCGCCGTCCGACGAGCCGTTTTCCGTTCCGGCGCTGGGCGATATGGGCGAGGTCGTCGGCCAGACGATGACCAAATGGGCGCTGCAGGTCGCCGCCGCCGGCGGCCACCATGTGATGATGACCGGTCCTCCCGGAACCGGCAAGACGATGCTCGCCTCGCGCGTGCCCGGCATCATGTGCCCGCTGACCGGCGAGGAGCAGCTGGAGGTCGCGTCGATCCGCTCGCTGTGCGGCACGCTGCCGCAGTACGGGATCAGCGACGTGCCGCCCTTCGAGGCGCCGCACCACACCGCCTCGACCGCGGCCCTGGTGGGAGGCGGCTCCGGGCTGGCGCAGCCGGGGGCGATCACGCGGGCGCACCGCGGCGTGCTGTTCATGGACGAGGCCCCGGAATTCTCGACGCGCGCGCTGCAGACCCTGAGGGAGCCGCTGGAATCCGGCTACGTCTCGCTGTCCCGGTCCAGGGGCTCCACATACTACCCGGCGCGCTTCCAGCTGGTCATGGCAGCCAATCCGTGCCCGTGCGGCTACGCGTACGGCACCGGCGAGCGCTGCACCTGCAAGGAGCGGGACCGCATCCGGTACTTTTCGCGCCTATCCGGCCCGATCCTCGACCGCATCGACATCCAGGTCGAGGTGCCTCCGGTCGACCGCATCACCGTGCGGGACGAGAAACCGCGCATGACGAGCCTGGACATGCGCCGGCGGGTGATCGTCGCGCGCACCGCCGCGCGCGAGCGGTTCGGGGAATACGGGTGGTCGTGCAACGCGCAGGCGTCCGGCGAGTGGCTGCGCGCGCATACCGGCGCGAAGGCGATCGCGCTGGTCAACGCCGCGCTGGAGAAGCGGCGTCTGAGCCTGCGCGGCGCGGATCGCGCGATGCGCCTGGCATGGACGCTGGCCGACATGAACGGCCTCGTATCGCCCGGCTGCGAGGAGATGCATCAGGGCATCGCGCTCAGGGCGAGGGTCTCATGA
- a CDS encoding O-acetylhomoserine aminocarboxypropyltransferase/cysteine synthase family protein, whose product MTEANKKYRFETLQLHVGQEQADPATDSRAVPIYATTSYVFHNFDHAEARFGLADPGNIYGRLTNTTQGVFEDRIAALEGGTAGLAVASGAAAVEYAVRNITQSGDHIVAAKNIYGGTFNLLRHTLPRDGITTTFVSAENPQEFEDAIQENTKLVYFETFGNPNADLPDFEAISAIAHKHHLPVIVDNTFATPYLFRPLEHGADVVVESATKFIGGHGTTLGGVIVEGGNFNWAEVPGKFPTLTEPDPSYHGLNFYEALGGAAFVTRVRAILLRDTGATLSPFAAFLLLQGTETLSLHVERHVQNALKVVEYLQTVPEVESVSHPSIPGRPDHDLYEKYFPNGAGSIFTFDIKGGKDAARVFIDNLHLFSLLANVADAKSLVIHPASTTHSQETLEELEDQGIHQGTIRLSIGTENIEDILDDLKGGFEALRASGLAK is encoded by the coding sequence ATGACCGAAGCCAACAAGAAGTACCGTTTCGAGACCCTGCAGCTGCATGTGGGCCAGGAGCAGGCCGACCCGGCCACCGATTCCCGCGCGGTGCCGATCTACGCCACCACCAGCTACGTCTTCCACAACTTCGACCACGCCGAGGCCCGCTTCGGCCTCGCCGACCCGGGCAACATCTACGGCCGCCTGACCAACACCACGCAGGGCGTCTTCGAGGACCGCATCGCCGCCCTCGAAGGCGGCACGGCCGGCCTGGCCGTCGCCTCCGGCGCGGCCGCCGTCGAATACGCCGTGCGCAACATCACCCAGTCCGGCGACCACATCGTCGCCGCCAAGAACATCTACGGCGGCACCTTCAACCTGCTGCGCCACACCCTGCCGCGCGACGGCATCACCACCACCTTCGTCTCCGCCGAGAACCCGCAGGAGTTCGAGGACGCCATCCAGGAGAACACCAAGCTCGTCTACTTCGAGACCTTCGGCAACCCGAACGCCGACCTGCCGGACTTCGAGGCCATCTCCGCCATCGCCCACAAGCACCACCTGCCGGTGATCGTGGACAACACCTTCGCCACCCCGTACCTGTTCCGCCCGCTGGAGCACGGCGCCGACGTCGTGGTCGAGTCCGCCACCAAGTTCATCGGCGGCCACGGCACCACCCTCGGCGGCGTGATCGTCGAAGGCGGCAACTTCAACTGGGCCGAGGTGCCGGGCAAGTTCCCGACCCTGACCGAGCCGGACCCCTCCTACCACGGCCTGAACTTCTACGAGGCCCTCGGCGGCGCCGCCTTCGTGACCCGCGTGCGCGCCATCCTGCTGCGCGACACCGGCGCCACCCTGTCCCCGTTCGCCGCCTTCCTGCTGCTGCAGGGCACCGAGACCCTGTCGCTGCACGTCGAACGCCACGTCCAGAACGCGCTGAAGGTCGTCGAGTACCTGCAGACCGTGCCCGAGGTCGAGTCCGTCTCCCACCCGTCCATCCCGGGCCGCCCTGACCACGACCTGTACGAGAAGTACTTCCCGAACGGCGCCGGCTCCATCTTCACCTTCGACATCAAGGGCGGCAAGGACGCGGCGCGCGTGTTCATCGACAACCTGCACCTGTTCTCCCTGCTGGCCAACGTCGCCGACGCGAAGTCCCTCGTGATCCACCCGGCCTCCACCACGCACTCCCAGGAGACCCTGGAGGAGCTCGAGGACCAGGGCATCCACCAGGGCACCATCCGCCTGTCCATCGGCACCGAGAACATCGAGGACATCCTCGACGACCTCAAGGGTGGCTTCGAGGCGCTGCGCGCCTCCGGACTGGCGAAGTGA
- a CDS encoding Lrp/AsnC family transcriptional regulator, translating to MMNGRTDIQRRDLEVVAALQRDGRLSMAALAEQLGISVYAATESYRKLTSSGMMSVVPVINPLSLSNYCQVIVGLRISGRRDEALAALQAMPQVTYVVCALGDADIIAEAVVYTGAAMDRFLKSDLRALPGLERIQVFSCAKLVLDDHNVGVVNRLLAACGGEPVMSKHEANVGADAPVSTLGAHLAETFNALQDDGRASYASVGQRLGVSHTAVRGRVKRLEEAGVMSIMATVSPMRLGDFSQAFIGLSVAPPYRLDAGELLAVDEITYVMSGVGFGGAEYLVEVIADNDEALWRVVDRSIRRLPGITQTWWATTVSVEKESYWLDPPVEAARLNE from the coding sequence ATGATGAACGGACGGACCGACATCCAGCGGCGCGATCTCGAGGTCGTCGCCGCACTGCAGCGCGACGGAAGACTGTCGATGGCGGCGCTCGCCGAACAACTCGGCATATCCGTGTACGCGGCCACCGAGAGCTACCGCAAACTTACCTCATCCGGCATGATGAGCGTGGTGCCGGTGATCAACCCGCTCTCCCTGAGCAATTACTGCCAGGTGATCGTCGGCCTGCGCATCAGCGGCCGCCGCGACGAGGCGCTGGCCGCGCTCCAGGCGATGCCGCAGGTCACGTACGTGGTCTGCGCGCTGGGGGACGCCGACATCATCGCCGAAGCCGTCGTCTACACCGGGGCGGCGATGGACCGCTTCCTCAAATCCGACCTGCGCGCGCTGCCCGGGCTGGAGCGCATCCAGGTGTTCTCCTGCGCCAAACTGGTACTGGACGACCACAACGTCGGCGTGGTCAACCGGCTGCTCGCCGCATGCGGCGGCGAACCCGTGATGAGCAAGCATGAGGCGAACGTCGGCGCGGACGCTCCCGTGAGCACGCTCGGCGCGCACCTCGCCGAAACCTTCAACGCGCTGCAGGACGACGGCCGCGCCAGCTATGCGTCGGTCGGCCAGCGCCTCGGCGTGAGCCACACCGCCGTGCGCGGGCGTGTCAAGCGGCTTGAGGAGGCCGGCGTGATGAGCATCATGGCCACGGTGAGCCCCATGCGCCTCGGCGATTTCAGCCAGGCGTTCATCGGCCTGTCGGTGGCGCCCCCGTACCGTCTGGACGCCGGTGAGCTGCTGGCCGTCGACGAGATCACCTATGTCATGAGCGGCGTCGGCTTCGGCGGCGCCGAGTACCTGGTCGAGGTCATCGCCGACAACGACGAGGCGCTCTGGCGGGTGGTCGACCGCTCGATACGCCGCCTGCCCGGCATCACGCAGACCTGGTGGGCCACCACCGTCAGCGTCGAGAAGGAGAGCTACTGGCTCGATCCGCCCGTGGAGGCGGCGCGGCTGAACGAATAG
- a CDS encoding YraN family protein, whose protein sequence is MDTTRTSTQTNPAPASCADAPTMDGLAASLADGSLSPKQLGIAGERYAAAWLERQGCTVLDRNWRSRYGELDVVALSPERTVLFVEVKTRRGIRYGVPQEAVTARKQANLRRAGVQWLLAAEHRLSHNGIRFDVISIVVPAGGKPVVRHIREAF, encoded by the coding sequence ATGGATACCACACGGACATCAACGCAAACCAATCCCGCGCCGGCGTCATGCGCCGACGCGCCGACGATGGACGGGCTGGCCGCCAGCCTGGCCGACGGCTCGCTCAGCCCCAAGCAACTGGGCATTGCCGGCGAACGATACGCGGCCGCCTGGCTGGAACGCCAAGGCTGCACGGTGCTCGACCGCAATTGGCGCTCACGCTACGGCGAACTCGACGTGGTCGCCCTCAGCCCCGAACGCACGGTGCTCTTCGTCGAGGTCAAGACCCGGCGCGGCATACGCTACGGCGTGCCGCAGGAGGCCGTCACCGCCCGCAAGCAGGCCAATCTGCGCCGCGCCGGCGTGCAGTGGCTGCTGGCCGCCGAGCACCGCCTGTCCCACAACGGCATACGGTTCGACGTGATCAGCATCGTCGTGCCGGCCGGCGGCAAGCCGGTCGTGCGCCATATCCGGGAGGCGTTCTGA
- a CDS encoding ECF transporter S component: protein MTARTQKTLTAGTIPLIAIMTAVTTVLTMFVKIPTPTRGYLNLSDTMIYFASFAFGPWVGGIVGGLGPALSDLISGYPQWAIFTFVIDGLQAVIVGLLVREFKPLNVILGSVVAGVWKVFGYFIAGGILSGWGPALGEIVGNSFQMGVGLIVGFALFAAVRKAYPPLVRLGNLGVASAS, encoded by the coding sequence ATGACTGCACGTACGCAGAAAACGCTGACGGCGGGGACCATCCCGCTGATCGCCATCATGACGGCCGTGACCACCGTGCTCACGATGTTCGTCAAGATCCCGACGCCCACCCGCGGCTATCTCAACCTGTCCGACACGATGATCTACTTCGCGTCCTTCGCCTTCGGCCCGTGGGTCGGCGGCATCGTCGGAGGCCTCGGCCCGGCCCTGTCAGACCTGATCTCCGGCTACCCGCAGTGGGCGATCTTCACCTTCGTCATCGACGGCCTGCAGGCCGTGATCGTCGGCCTGCTCGTGCGCGAGTTCAAGCCGCTCAACGTCATCCTCGGCTCCGTGGTGGCCGGCGTGTGGAAGGTGTTCGGCTACTTCATCGCCGGCGGCATCCTGTCCGGCTGGGGCCCGGCGCTCGGCGAGATCGTCGGCAACAGCTTCCAGATGGGCGTCGGCCTGATCGTCGGGTTCGCGCTGTTCGCGGCCGTGCGCAAGGCGTACCCGCCGCTGGTGCGCCTGGGCAACCTCGGCGTGGCCTCGGCCTCCTGA
- a CDS encoding energy-coupling factor transporter transmembrane component T family protein has protein sequence MNADLYVPGDGWLHRADPRVKFAMSLALLVLCLVWREWAFMLAALALEHAMLAADRTPAGRIMWVWRILAPIIVLIVILWPIFDPSGEHELWRLGFLRLTRENLVMAAVMGLRIPALGFACFLTLFTTSQAKLVRGLVALGVPYRAGLTLATSLRYIPVFFQIFQSVSAAQRARGLDLSGGARGSGSGVGTAGRARRNPLARLVTRFTSYLPIIVAVLIRAYRMSQSVGWTMESRGLGLPGARTYRVTLRMRPADWALLAATLAVAAAVVTAMLVQAA, from the coding sequence ATGAACGCCGATCTGTATGTGCCGGGCGACGGGTGGCTGCACCGCGCCGACCCGCGAGTCAAATTCGCCATGTCGCTCGCCCTGCTGGTGCTGTGCCTGGTCTGGCGGGAATGGGCGTTCATGCTCGCCGCGCTCGCGCTCGAGCACGCGATGCTCGCCGCCGACCGCACCCCCGCCGGCCGCATCATGTGGGTGTGGCGTATCCTCGCCCCGATCATCGTGCTCATCGTGATCCTGTGGCCGATCTTCGACCCGAGCGGCGAGCACGAACTGTGGCGGCTGGGATTCCTGCGGCTCACCCGGGAGAACCTGGTCATGGCCGCGGTGATGGGCCTGCGCATACCGGCCCTCGGATTCGCCTGCTTCCTGACCCTGTTCACCACCAGCCAGGCGAAACTGGTGCGCGGGCTCGTGGCGCTCGGCGTGCCCTATCGCGCCGGGCTCACGCTCGCCACATCCCTGCGCTACATTCCCGTGTTCTTCCAGATCTTCCAATCCGTATCCGCCGCGCAGCGGGCGCGCGGGCTCGACCTGTCCGGCGGAGCCCGGGGGAGCGGCTCCGGGGTGGGAACGGCGGGTCGCGCACGGCGCAACCCGCTGGCGCGACTGGTCACGCGCTTCACCTCGTACCTGCCGATCATCGTCGCCGTGCTCATCCGCGCCTACCGGATGAGCCAGAGCGTCGGCTGGACGATGGAATCGCGGGGGCTCGGCCTGCCCGGCGCCCGCACCTACCGGGTGACGCTGCGCATGAGACCGGCCGATTGGGCGCTGCTCGCCGCCACGCTGGCGGTCGCGGCGGCCGTCGTGACGGCGATGCTGGTTCAGGCGGCGTAA
- a CDS encoding ABC transporter ATP-binding protein: protein MMGGLIEVRDLGWRYAPIVDGGGPIPGLDGVSADIRAGWFVGVVGPTGAGKSTFCMALAGIIPNLADGTMSGAVTVAGMDTAAVSVAQLSTRVGYVQQDPESQLFCASVEDEIAFPLENRGMDPALMDARIDEMLALVGMTGMRRRVPTSLSGGQMQRVALAAALAAEPDILIVDEPTAALDPEGKRDVFAALEAIRRRRSLTVIMAEQDTSHLPGWADRILVLESGRLAAQGDAGLFEREHGLFTRLGVALPQEGEPELAVTPMSGTPRDPAIVLDHVTYRYDGAEAGETALDDVSCAIPRGAFVGLVGRNGSGKTTLAKHLNALLTPSAGRVTVDGLDTRANGVGRMAAHVGFVFQNPDHQIFCASTRDEIGFGPKVLGRTPEQVDDAVERAMELFGLRRFADISPATLGYGDRRAVALASVLAMDTPVLVLDEPTVGLDRIIADRFLDAVRELNRQGVTVVMISHDMRAVARCCTHLLRMDGGRIAEWGELRRQAADAAGADTETERSGQR, encoded by the coding sequence ATGATGGGCGGACTCATCGAGGTTCGTGACCTTGGCTGGCGGTACGCGCCGATCGTCGACGGTGGCGGCCCGATCCCCGGGCTCGACGGCGTGAGCGCCGACATCCGGGCGGGGTGGTTCGTCGGCGTCGTCGGCCCGACAGGCGCCGGCAAATCCACGTTCTGCATGGCCCTGGCCGGCATCATCCCGAATCTGGCGGACGGCACGATGAGCGGCGCCGTCACCGTGGCCGGCATGGACACCGCCGCCGTCTCGGTCGCGCAGCTCTCCACGCGCGTCGGCTATGTGCAGCAGGACCCCGAATCGCAGCTGTTCTGCGCCTCCGTCGAGGACGAGATCGCGTTCCCCCTGGAGAACCGCGGCATGGACCCGGCGCTGATGGACGCGCGCATCGACGAGATGCTCGCGCTGGTCGGCATGACCGGGATGCGCCGGCGCGTGCCGACCAGCCTGTCCGGCGGGCAGATGCAGCGCGTGGCCCTGGCCGCCGCGCTCGCCGCCGAACCCGACATCCTGATCGTGGACGAGCCGACCGCCGCGCTCGACCCGGAAGGCAAGCGCGACGTGTTCGCCGCGCTTGAGGCGATCCGCCGCCGGCGCTCCCTGACCGTCATCATGGCCGAACAGGACACCTCGCATCTGCCCGGCTGGGCCGACCGCATCCTCGTCCTTGAATCCGGCCGCCTCGCCGCGCAGGGCGACGCCGGACTGTTCGAGCGCGAGCACGGCCTGTTCACGCGGCTCGGCGTCGCCCTGCCGCAGGAGGGCGAGCCCGAACTCGCCGTGACGCCGATGAGCGGAACGCCTCGGGACCCGGCCATCGTGCTGGACCACGTGACCTACCGGTACGACGGCGCCGAAGCGGGGGAGACGGCGCTGGACGACGTGAGCTGCGCGATCCCGCGCGGCGCCTTCGTCGGGCTGGTCGGGCGCAACGGATCGGGCAAGACCACGCTGGCCAAGCACCTCAACGCGCTGCTGACGCCGAGCGCCGGCCGCGTGACCGTCGACGGGCTGGACACGCGCGCCAACGGCGTCGGCCGCATGGCGGCGCACGTCGGCTTCGTGTTCCAGAACCCCGACCATCAGATCTTCTGCGCCTCCACGCGCGACGAGATCGGCTTCGGCCCGAAGGTGCTCGGCCGCACCCCGGAACAGGTCGACGACGCGGTGGAGCGCGCGATGGAGCTGTTCGGCCTGCGGCGCTTCGCCGACATCTCGCCGGCCACGCTGGGCTACGGGGACCGCCGCGCGGTCGCGCTCGCCTCCGTGCTGGCCATGGACACGCCGGTGCTCGTGCTCGACGAGCCGACCGTCGGCCTCGACCGGATCATCGCGGACCGGTTCCTCGACGCGGTGCGCGAACTTAACCGCCAAGGCGTCACCGTCGTCATGATCAGCCACGACATGCGAGCGGTGGCCCGGTGCTGCACGCATCTGCTGCGCATGGACGGCGGCCGCATCGCCGAATGGGGCGAACTCAGGCGCCAAGCCGCGGACGCGGCCGGCGCCGACACCGAAACGGAACGGAGCGGGCAACGATGA